From the Planktothricoides raciborskii GIHE-MW2 genome, the window CTTGTTTGGTTGAACGAGTGATATCTAGAGGTGCTGAATATACCCAGAATTTTTCTCAGATTTCTGGATTGCTAGAAAGTCGGGTTTGCCGGAATAACCGATATTCTTTGAGTCGAGTATGGAAAGAAACTTGGGCGGAATTATTTAGCGCTCGGAGTTTATTTTATTGGCAAAAGTCGGGAATTTGTTTACAACAGTTAGATTTGGCGATTTTGGTTCAGCCGGTATGGAATGCGATCGCCGCTGGCAGTTTGGAAACCCGATCGGATATTTGGGAGATTAAAGGAACTTGGGGGTTAGGAATGTCGATTCCTGCGGGGAAAACGGTTGCGGATTATTACCAAGTGAATCCCATCACGGGCAGAGTCCAACAACAAACTTTAGGCAATAAGCTGATTGCTTATCATGTTCCGGTGAATCAAATCCCACCAAAGAGTTTCATAGAATATGCGCTGGCCAAAAACAGCCATGACCACTCATCAGATTTGCCTTGGGAAATGGAGGTTTCGGTGGCTACGAATCTGGACTTTTGCCAATTTATTCAGCCGTTGATGCTGGATGAAGCACAACAGCAACAGTATGCCTTGCCAGAACCATTCCTCTCAGAGTTAATTGGGTTCACGGAAACTCTGGTTGCCGATTTGGGCGAGCGCGTAGTTTGGGAATGGATTGTTTGTCCAGGCCAAAAAATAGAAATTAACACGAGTGCTGATTTTAATTATCAGAAATGGCCTAGTCTGCAACTGTATTTAAGTCAAGTGATCAGCTGGGATAGCACACCAAAGCCCTACCCAAATAATGTCCCAAATAATGTCCCAAATAATTTGGCAGATCAAGGGGAAAATATACGGGATAATCTGGCAAATTTTAGTGAAAATCATCCTTGGTTGCTGGGAGTAGGGGCATCTCCTGGAGAAGCGATCGCCCCGGCATTTGTGATTAGTGATTACGGTCAACTGCCAACCACTATCCCGCCCAAAAGTATGATTGTCGCCAAAACAATAAATGTGGATGCGCTTTTTTGTTTAAAAGAAGCCGCTGGAGTGATTGCCGAACAGGGGGGAATGACTTCTCATGCGGCAATCCTAGCCAGAGAATTAGGTATTCCTGCGGTGGTTGGGGTCATCGGTGCCACCAAAAAAATTAGGTCGGGTCAATTGTTATTGATTAATGGAGATCGAGGGAAAGTTTTCCAGATGCAATCCCAAATTTCCGAAGTTAAAAAAACTCTTAATCAACTTCCCCAAAAAACACCTGTGTCTATGAATTCAGATCCTTATAGTCTGCCAATGAGTTTACCCAACAATCCTGTATATAATAATTATGCCTATAATAATTCTGGATCTAATTCTGCATATAACTCTGCCTATTTTGAAGCAATTGTCACTCAAATTATGGTAAATTTGAGTCAAGTAAAATCTCTGGAAAAAATCGACAATTTGCCGGTAGATGGCGTCGGATTGTTGCGTTCGGAACTGATGATTTTAGATATTGTTGGCCCGCAAAACCCGCAAAATTGGATCGAAGCGGGACATCAGCAAGAATTTATTGATTTAATGAGCGATGCAGTGACGAAAATTGCCCGATATTTTTTCCCCCGTCCAGTTTTTTATCGATCTTGCGATCTACGTGCCGATGAATATCTCGGACCGGAAGAAAGAAATCCAGCCCTGGGGGTACATGGAACATTTAGTTATTTGCTTGATTCCAGTTTATTTGAATTAGAATTAGCGGTACTGGATCGAGTGCAAAATGATGGTTACACTAATATTAATTTAATCTTGCCGTTTGTGCGAAGTGTTGAAGAGTTTGTATTTTGCCGTCAAAAAGTGGAACAAACTGGACTGACTCGGGTGAATAGTTTTCAACTCTGGATTATGGCTGAAGTCCCTTCGGTATTATTTTTATTACAGGACTATGTTAAAGCGGGGGTTCAAGGGATTGCGATCGGCACGAATGATTTAACTCAGTTGTTACTAGGTTCAGACCGCAACCATCCCCAGTTTCAACATATCTTTGAAACCCCTCATCCGGCAGTGAAAGAAGCAATTCGGCAGTTAATTACTCTGACGAAATCGTTCAATATTCCTTGTTCTATTTGCGGTCAAGCGGTGGTGATGGATCCAAGATTTATCGATGATTTGGTGCGCTGGGGGGTGACGGGAATTTCGGTGGAACCGACTTCATTTGAAACGACTTATCGAGCGATCGCCCGTTCAGAAAAAAGACTGCTTTTAGAAGCAGCCCGTCGCGAATGATACTCTTTGAATTCTTAAGTATATTCTCAGATTATCCCCAGATGTGATCTATAGTTTATTTGCCCAGGGTTAGGGGTGATTGATCAATTGCCCCTTATTTAGGCGATACGGTTCAATGTTTTTGATTTTCTAACAAAAACTGGGAATTAATCTTTTTTCGATGATGACTCAGTTGTTGAACCCCTAAAGTCAGCCACTTCATTAACCAGTATAAGGCAGAAATTACCAGAAAGGTAATTACCATTACCAGTACGGGACGTTTGGCGATTAACTCTTCCATGACGCTGTTGATTAAAGTGTGGGTGTTGGTGATAATGTCCCAACTATTAAACCGGAGAAATCGGCCTAGATAAATAGCGATCGCACTCAAACCATGTATAATCACTTCAGCGAAGAAAATCAATCGTCCCCACCCTTGGCCCTGCATATATTCTCCCAGGTGCATTAAGGAGAGGACATAAGCTTGGAAACCGACAATCATAAAGATTAAATATAAAGGAATCAACGCCAAAGTAATAATCCAAACGGAATAGCCTTCGCGAATATCGTCAATTAAATGAATGATATCGGTTAAGACATAAGGAGCATTGGGTAAAAAACTGATAAAAATTAAAAAGCCTAACCACCAAGTTAGGGAACGGGAATGCGATCGCTTAATCACCCAAATATCCACGATCATTAGACCAACGGTGAGCAACAATGTACCAAGTAAATAGGGCATTCCTAAATCGGGAATCAGGTGACGGAGAAACCATGCCACAAGTCGCGCATTGGGGAAAAAAGTTAGACCCATCAGCAAACAAACTGCCCAGGGAAACCAGCGGGATGTGCTTGGTTTAAATAAGCAAAAACTTAACCCTAACGGGACTAAGGCTAAAAAAGTATTCCAAGTCATCCAGCGACTATTACTTAACATCGCTTGAGATGCGTAATCTATCCAAGTTAAACCTTGATCGAGCATAGAGAGTTCCTCTCTTTAATTATTGTCAAAAATTGTCAAAATACGTTCAAACCATAGACACAGGTTCAGAAACCAGATTTATTGACCCAAAGACAGATTTGGTGCCAAATTTTGGTTGGGCTTTGGGCAATTTCCTTGATCTAACTCCCAGCTTATCCCCTATCTGATTTCTACGGTAACAAGGCTCAAATACATCGTCCAGATCCATCGTGCATATATAGTATTGATTCATTTGCTTCTTGCTTAACTTCAGCCACGCTCCGGAAAATTTCGCAAAATTGACTATTGAAATTCAGTTTTGAATTTTACCCAATGCGGTATTAATCAGGGCTGGAGATTTTATCTGGGGATTTTATGGCGATTTCGTTTTAGTGGTAAAACTAAGATTTCAGGTCTAAATCTGCTGACCAGCAACCTAGTGAGGAAGTCGAAAATATGCCAATGGTCAATTCTACAGATAAAAAATTGGTGTCCGGTTTGGTGTCCGGTTTAATTGTATCTTGTCAAGCACCCGCTGATTCGCCGTTATATGAACCGAAAATCATTGCCGCGATCGCCCATGCGGCAATTCTGCGTGGGGCTTCTGGGGTGCGGATTGATACCCCTGCCCATGTGTCAGCGGTCCGTGAAGAGTTGCAAAAGAATTTTGAGACGCCCTATCCGATTATTGGCTTGTGGAAACAAACGTTGCCAGACTATGAGGTTTATATTACGCCTCGGTTTGCGGATGCAGAGGCGATCGCGGCTGCGGGCGCGGATATTATTGCTATTGATGCTACGGAAAGAAAGCGTCCTCCTGGGGAATCTTTAGCTAGTTTAATTCAGCGAATTCACAATGATTTGGGCAAAATGGTGATGGCGGATGTGGATACTATTGCAGCGGCGATCGCCGCCGAAAAAGCGGGCGCCGATATGGTAGGCACTACCCTTTATGGTTACACCGCCGCCACCAAAAATTTTTCTCCTCCAGGTTTTGACCTGTTAGAGGCAATGGTGACAACTCTCCAGGTGCCGGTGATTTGTGAAGGGGGAATTTCTGCCCCGGCAATGGCGAAAAAAGCCCTAGAAATTGGGGCGGATGCGGTGGTTGTGGGGA encodes:
- a CDS encoding DUF1361 domain-containing protein; the protein is MLDQGLTWIDYASQAMLSNSRWMTWNTFLALVPLGLSFCLFKPSTSRWFPWAVCLLMGLTFFPNARLVAWFLRHLIPDLGMPYLLGTLLLTVGLMIVDIWVIKRSHSRSLTWWLGFLIFISFLPNAPYVLTDIIHLIDDIREGYSVWIITLALIPLYLIFMIVGFQAYVLSLMHLGEYMQGQGWGRLIFFAEVIIHGLSAIAIYLGRFLRFNSWDIITNTHTLINSVMEELIAKRPVLVMVITFLVISALYWLMKWLTLGVQQLSHHRKKINSQFLLENQKH
- a CDS encoding putative N-acetylmannosamine-6-phosphate 2-epimerase, with protein sequence MVNSTDKKLVSGLVSGLIVSCQAPADSPLYEPKIIAAIAHAAILRGASGVRIDTPAHVSAVREELQKNFETPYPIIGLWKQTLPDYEVYITPRFADAEAIAAAGADIIAIDATERKRPPGESLASLIQRIHNDLGKMVMADVDTIAAAIAAEKAGADMVGTTLYGYTAATKNFSPPGFDLLEAMVTTLQVPVICEGGISAPAMAKKALEIGADAVVVGTDITGIDLKVQAYQGAIARG
- a CDS encoding putative PEP-binding protein; translation: MTLSVTVDTLLYWIGKIQPSERSLVGDRAFYLSQQAQVGRAVIPGFAIAAPALREFLATNKWSEPLIGELLTSMLHINVDNVQQLKGLASHIRQELCEAELPETWVDTLEVAADQLNSPVLIFRPCLVERVISRGAEYTQNFSQISGLLESRVCRNNRYSLSRVWKETWAELFSARSLFYWQKSGICLQQLDLAILVQPVWNAIAAGSLETRSDIWEIKGTWGLGMSIPAGKTVADYYQVNPITGRVQQQTLGNKLIAYHVPVNQIPPKSFIEYALAKNSHDHSSDLPWEMEVSVATNLDFCQFIQPLMLDEAQQQQYALPEPFLSELIGFTETLVADLGERVVWEWIVCPGQKIEINTSADFNYQKWPSLQLYLSQVISWDSTPKPYPNNVPNNVPNNLADQGENIRDNLANFSENHPWLLGVGASPGEAIAPAFVISDYGQLPTTIPPKSMIVAKTINVDALFCLKEAAGVIAEQGGMTSHAAILARELGIPAVVGVIGATKKIRSGQLLLINGDRGKVFQMQSQISEVKKTLNQLPQKTPVSMNSDPYSLPMSLPNNPVYNNYAYNNSGSNSAYNSAYFEAIVTQIMVNLSQVKSLEKIDNLPVDGVGLLRSELMILDIVGPQNPQNWIEAGHQQEFIDLMSDAVTKIARYFFPRPVFYRSCDLRADEYLGPEERNPALGVHGTFSYLLDSSLFELELAVLDRVQNDGYTNINLILPFVRSVEEFVFCRQKVEQTGLTRVNSFQLWIMAEVPSVLFLLQDYVKAGVQGIAIGTNDLTQLLLGSDRNHPQFQHIFETPHPAVKEAIRQLITLTKSFNIPCSICGQAVVMDPRFIDDLVRWGVTGISVEPTSFETTYRAIARSEKRLLLEAARRE